From a single Silene latifolia isolate original U9 population chromosome 6, ASM4854445v1, whole genome shotgun sequence genomic region:
- the LOC141588565 gene encoding uncharacterized protein LOC141588565 encodes MLDILQVSGFSEGALPFKYLGVPISAGRLSVKNCSCLIEKITEKIHGYAAKKLSYAGRLTLVNSVLTTLYTYWASIFILPKGVLRRIDALCRNYLWDGSTEYVRSPLVSWEKVCVPKDEGGLGIRHNIAWNLASICKLSWWIYSNQDSLWTICKVKDKFSAGFSSTGLWLPCPSGYSVSSGYQWIRQKQPTVTWNKVIWNSWCISKHSFISWLIAREALQLKDKLFLLGIISDDVCFLCGSAAENHKHLFTQCCYTRQLFRMLSLKLNICLPVANLLVWMQTKPWAKIKKQVTIVWTQALYYTIWHQRNKARLEGVVQRPEHVFQQLKCLLKCRFLGWHVCIKRSSDRTWFKTVTY; translated from the exons ATGCTTGATATTCTCCAGGTCTCTGGTTTCTCTGAAGGAGCCTTACCATTTAAGTACTTGGGGGTGCCTATTTCTGCTGGTAGGCTCTCTGTTAAGAACTGCTCTTGCCTAATTGAGAAGATTACTGAAAAAATTCATGGTTATGCTGCCAAGAAATTATCTTATGCTGGTAGATTAACCTTGGTGAATTCTGTTCTTACCACTTTATATACATATTGGGCTTCTATCTTTATACTGCCAAAGGGAGTGTTAAGGAGAATTGATGCCCTTTGCAGAAATTACTTATGGGATGGATCAACTGAATATGTTAGATCCCCTCTTGTCAGTTGGGAAAAGGTTTGTGTACCAAAAGATGAAGGTGGACTTGGTATTCGGCATAACATTGCCTGGAATCTTGCTTCAATTTGTAAGCTCTCTTGGTGGATATACTCTAATCAGGATAGCCTGTGG ACTATATGTAAGGTTAAGGATAAGTTCTCTGCTGGTTTTTCCTCTACTGGACTGTGGTTGCCATGCCCTTCTGGTTACTCAGTTAGTAGTGGTTACCAATGGATCAGACAGAAACAACCTACTGTTACTTGGAATAAAGTGATCTGGAATTCCTGGTGCATTTCAAAGCACTCTTTTATCAGTTGGCTAATTGCTCGTGAAGCCTTACAGCTTAAAGACAAGCTCTTCCTGCTGGGAATTATTTCTGATGATGTTTGTTTTCTCTGTGGCTCAGCAGCTGAAAATCATAAGCATTTGTTCACTCAGTGCTGTTACACCAGACAGCTTTTTAGAATGCTCAGTCTGAAACTGAATATTTGTCTGCCTGTAGCTAATCTCTTAGTCTGGATGCAGACTAAACCATGGGCAAAAATCAAGAAGCAGGTTACTATTGTTTGGACCCAAGCCTTGTACTACACTATCTGGCATCAGAGGAATAAGGCTAGACTTGAAGGAGTTGTTCAACGGCCTGAACATGTTTTTCAGCAGCTTAAGTGCCTACTTAAATGTCGTTTCTTAGGGTGGCATGTTTGTATTAAACGGAGTAGTGATAGGACTTGGTTTAAGACAGTAACTTATTAA